From a region of the Gloeocapsa sp. PCC 73106 genome:
- a CDS encoding chemotaxis protein CheW, with protein MLSNFLNNPISSQTQTSAKQEQFLRVHLVPDTNIILSINQITEVLNIPVEKIVPIPQMPAWTMGVYNWRGEVLWMVDLGHLVGLTPWHKQRYASSNYRAIVIHHGDRKLNENAGEKLGLIVHQVEDLEWCNPDQIQSPPAASVTPELVPFLRGYWLKTNGEILIVIDAETIMAAMPKL; from the coding sequence ATGTTATCCAACTTTTTAAATAATCCTATTTCTTCTCAAACTCAAACTTCTGCAAAACAAGAACAGTTTTTACGAGTTCATCTAGTTCCTGATACTAATATTATACTGAGTATCAATCAGATTACTGAGGTGTTAAATATACCTGTAGAGAAAATTGTGCCGATACCTCAAATGCCTGCTTGGACAATGGGGGTATATAATTGGCGTGGTGAGGTTCTCTGGATGGTGGATTTGGGTCATCTGGTGGGACTGACTCCGTGGCATAAACAAAGGTACGCTAGCTCTAATTATAGGGCGATCGTTATTCACCATGGCGATCGAAAGTTAAACGAAAATGCGGGAGAAAAACTAGGCTTAATAGTTCATCAAGTAGAAGATCTAGAATGGTGCAACCCCGATCAAATCCAATCCCCACCCGCGGCTAGTGTCACTCCAGAATTGGTTCCTTTTTTAAGGGGTTATTGGCTCAAAACCAACGGAGAAATCTTGATAGTTATTGACGCTGAAACGATTATGGCAGCTATGCCTAAACTCTAG
- a CDS encoding response regulator transcription factor, protein METALIVEDSPTQRGILTGYLQELGINVVIANSGEEALVKIAATQPDLIVLDVVLPGRSGFEICRDLKNQEKTKKIPIIICSTKDSEMDKFWGLKQGANAYLAKPIDQEEFVRTVKQLING, encoded by the coding sequence ATGGAAACAGCCTTAATTGTTGAGGATTCCCCTACCCAAAGAGGAATTTTAACTGGATATTTACAAGAACTGGGTATCAACGTTGTCATAGCTAATAGCGGAGAAGAAGCCTTAGTCAAAATTGCCGCAACTCAACCTGATTTAATAGTCTTGGACGTAGTTTTACCCGGACGCAGCGGTTTTGAGATCTGTAGAGACTTGAAAAACCAAGAGAAAACAAAAAAAATTCCCATAATTATTTGTTCTACCAAAGATAGCGAAATGGATAAATTTTGGGGTCTCAAACAAGGTGCTAACGCCTATTTAGCTAAACCTATTGATCAAGAAGAATTTGTCCGCACCGTCAAACAACTAATCAACGGTTAA
- a CDS encoding response regulator has protein sequence MTPEDNTNKPLPSNSIKEFTAYKQTGFFDTLKQPRFSGQLELTSPNDRQWVFYLYLGRIVYATGGFHPVRRWRRNLSVYFPHMPSHLNALQSDIDGIPVEELRICWEYQLLCLWVEQQKVTLEQAAKMIRAIIVEVLFDITQAMQVTCKLSSEKSLSTRLVLIDAEQVIAEAQKLWQGWQAAKIADRFPDMAPIIAQPEQLQRKTSEQIYHTLSQLLDGQQTLRDLAVRMKRDVLTVTRSLLPYIQEGLVKLIPIPDFPAPAIPHISGIVSNSGSGHKHLIACVDDSPLVCQSMEKILTQSGYEFLGINDALRAIAILLSRKPDLIFLDLIMPNANGYEICSQLRKLSFFRHTPIVILTGNDGIIDRVRAKMVGSSDFLSKPVDAEIVVNVIRKHLREGVNYGSEEYV, from the coding sequence ATGACCCCTGAAGATAATACAAATAAGCCTCTTCCTTCTAATTCCATTAAAGAGTTTACAGCATACAAACAGACTGGTTTCTTCGATACCCTAAAACAGCCGAGGTTTAGTGGTCAACTTGAACTGACTAGTCCTAACGATCGCCAATGGGTATTTTATCTCTATTTGGGAAGAATTGTCTACGCAACCGGTGGCTTTCATCCAGTGAGAAGATGGCGTCGTAATCTGTCAGTTTACTTCCCCCATATGCCTTCTCATCTTAACGCTTTGCAATCGGATATAGATGGCATTCCCGTTGAAGAACTGAGAATTTGCTGGGAATACCAGTTACTCTGTCTTTGGGTAGAACAACAAAAGGTAACTTTAGAACAAGCAGCCAAAATGATCAGAGCTATAATCGTGGAGGTGCTCTTTGATATTACCCAAGCAATGCAAGTAACGTGTAAACTGAGCTCAGAAAAGAGTCTTTCCACTCGATTAGTACTAATTGATGCAGAACAAGTAATAGCAGAAGCACAAAAATTGTGGCAGGGTTGGCAAGCGGCAAAGATAGCTGATCGCTTTCCTGATATGGCTCCAATCATCGCTCAACCAGAACAACTACAGCGAAAAACCTCTGAGCAGATTTATCATACTCTCAGTCAGTTACTCGATGGACAACAAACCCTGCGGGATTTGGCAGTGCGCATGAAGAGAGATGTACTGACGGTAACTCGCTCTTTACTTCCCTATATTCAAGAAGGACTCGTTAAATTAATTCCCATTCCCGATTTTCCGGCTCCCGCAATTCCCCATATTTCCGGCATTGTCTCGAATTCTGGAAGCGGACACAAGCATTTAATCGCCTGCGTTGATGATAGTCCTTTAGTTTGTCAAAGCATGGAAAAAATTCTGACTCAATCGGGTTACGAGTTTCTGGGAATTAATGATGCTTTACGGGCGATCGCTATTCTACTTTCACGCAAACCAGATTTAATCTTCTTAGATCTAATTATGCCTAACGCCAATGGTTATGAAATATGTAGCCAGTTACGGAAACTTTCTTTTTTCCGTCATACACCAATCGTAATTCTCACCGGGAATGATGGCATTATAGACAGGGTTCGTGCCAAAATGGTGGGCTCTTCCGATTTCTTAAGTAAGCCCGTTGACGCTGAAATTGTAGTTAATGTGATTCGCAAACACTTAAGAGAAGGCGTTAACTACGGTAGCGAAGAGTACGTATAA